The region GCATCCACGCCCCAGACTTCCAGATCAGCAATTATCAACTGCTCGAATGCCGGGTCGGCGCGCAGCCCGGCGCCAATGGCCTTGAGCTCCGAGATTGCCTGATTGATGTTCGTGTCGTAACGAACGCTGATACGCACCGCCGCGTTGCCCAGCCCGCGGGTTGTGTTATTGACCGTTGATACTGAACTGAACGGCACTATGTGCAGTGATCCATCGCCGGCGCGCAGGCGAACCGTGCGGATGGAGAGGTTTTCCACCGTGCCTGACACACCCGCCACCGTGACCCAATCGCCGACTTGCATGGTATTTTCCATGAGCAAAAAGATGCCGGTGATGAAGTCCTGCACCAGTTTCTGCGACCCGAAGCCGACGGCCACGCCGATAATGCTTGCGCCCGCCAACAACGGCGTGGTGTTGATCCCGATCTGGCTGAGCGCAGTGAAGCCGACCACCAGCACGATAATGATCATCAGCCCCGAGCGCAGCATGGGCAACAGGGTGCGCAAACGCGCTGCCCGTACCGTATCGCCCTGCTCTCGCCAACGCTTGATGCGCCTGTCGATAGCCGCATTGGTCGTCTGCCAGACGATGATGGCGAGGATCACCGCGACCAGAATCGTCAGCGCCGCCGAGGCGAGACTGCCGCCAATCGTGCCAGGCGCGAACCAGGCAAGTGCATCCAGCCCCCAGGCTTGCAGCAACGCCAGCAAGGTGGCGGCCGCGATGATGAATATCACCAGCGCGCGCAGCAGAGGGTAATAATCCTCAGCCAGCCGGTGGCGCAATCCGTTGGCCTGCTCCGATTCTTCGTCTTCATCCACCAGCCGACCCAGTGCGCCCAGAGCCAGGACCGCCACCAGACGCCCGAGCACAATAATCGCGCCGGACACCCCGACAAACTCGATCAATCGGGGAAAGCCGTCCTCGATATGCATGGTCCGGATCAACCACGAGCCCAGCACCAGCGCACTCGCCAGATAGGGCCAGATCCGCGCCAGCCACCGCCGCAACACGGCCCAGGTACCTGAGCGCTCCTGCGGACCGGCGATCAGCGCGCCGACCCGATGACGAATGCGGAACACCAGAATCACCACCGCAATGTGCGCCAGCAGGGAAACGCTCTTGATGATCAGCAAGCGCGCTGACGGTCCAGTACCGAGAATCTCCACGGCGTTGGCAATGGCCACGCCAAAGGTGGCCAAAACCACGAGCCCTCTGGCCCAACGGTGCAACAACTGTGACGCGTTATCGCTGATCCGCGCGATCCGCAGGCTGTAACGGGTCGGCGAGGCCAACAATCGCACCACGGCCATGGTAATCCGAGTGATCACGTAGGCCATGACGAACTCACTGGTTACTTCGTGCGTGCGTGAATCGAGCCCCGGCAGAAAATGCAGGGTCAACGCAGCGATACCGAAGAACAGTCCCAACGGAAGCAGATCCAGCACGAAGCTGGCAAACGCAAACGGCAGGTGACGCAACGCCGTCAACTCCGGCTCGGCTTTGCTGGCCTTG is a window of Pseudomonas sp. gcc21 DNA encoding:
- a CDS encoding mechanosensitive ion channel family protein, with the translated sequence MYKAVVHRICILMLMLGPVTGWAATTADAEITAPEARRALQTLQDETQREEVVRTLETIAAGADAGDEPAGEENGEGAAAEESPIAQIVPLEEGGLIARTLEQVGQWADSLAEQLARLGNALTELPAWFEATFVSEVGRALLAQVLTDLAIVFGIGLGLEWLLRRVLRKGAQTLIDSADEADQRPAIPRRPAAPISSEDLAEQAVAGLRPIQDGTALVHVQRDGVEQVESVTVGVVKSGSDPVIEPGTGEQVSGTYVPVNKASKAEPELTALRHLPFAFASFVLDLLPLGLFFGIAALTLHFLPGLDSRTHEVTSEFVMAYVITRITMAVVRLLASPTRYSLRIARISDNASQLLHRWARGLVVLATFGVAIANAVEILGTGPSARLLIIKSVSLLAHIAVVILVFRIRHRVGALIAGPQERSGTWAVLRRWLARIWPYLASALVLGSWLIRTMHIEDGFPRLIEFVGVSGAIIVLGRLVAVLALGALGRLVDEDEESEQANGLRHRLAEDYYPLLRALVIFIIAAATLLALLQAWGLDALAWFAPGTIGGSLASAALTILVAVILAIIVWQTTNAAIDRRIKRWREQGDTVRAARLRTLLPMLRSGLMIIIVLVVGFTALSQIGINTTPLLAGASIIGVAVGFGSQKLVQDFITGIFLLMENTMQVGDWVTVAGVSGTVENLSIRTVRLRAGDGSLHIVPFSSVSTVNNTTRGLGNAAVRISVRYDTNINQAISELKAIGAGLRADPAFEQLIIADLEVWGVDAVDGSMFTLAGQMRCVDKGRWGVQREMNRRILERFRELGIHVADPRERLVGSIKTR